Genomic window (Sulfurimonas sp.):
GAAAGACTTTAGAAATGTTATTTTTATTTTAGTTATCGCTACTTTTCTCTTACAGATGTATGTTTCAAAAAAAGATAAAGAACTCCAACAGCAAAATGAAAAACAAAGCGTTGCTATTTCTACTTTTAGCATCTATGATATTGCCAAACATATTTCACAAGATACTTTTGAAATAACAATGATTCTACCTTTTGGCGTAGATGCTCATAGTTTTGAACCAACGCCAAAGTTAATGGCTAAAATTTTACAAAGCGATTTAGTTATTTACAGTGGAGCGGGACTTGAACCTTGGACACACTCTTTTGAGTTTAAGTCGAGAGTTGTTGATATGAGTAAATATGTGAAGCTTAATAGTCTAGATGCTGATGAACACTCTCATCATGCTCATCATGCTCACCATGAAGATGAAGCATCTGACCCACATTATTGGTTGGATATACAAAATATGATAATAGCTACAAAACTTGTTTGTACAGAGTTTATAAAATTATCTCCAAAAGATAAAGAGCTGTTTGAGACAAATCGAGATAATTATATAAAAATGTTAGAAAGTCTAGATGCTAAGTATAAAACAACACTTGAAAATTGTAAAAAAGACACAATCATAGTAAATCATAATGCATTTTCATATTTAAGTAAAAACTATGGTTTTGGTATTGAAGCACTAAGTGGTCTTTCTCCAGATGCTCAGCCAAGTGCTAAGAGTATGGTTAGACTTATCCAGCACATAAAAGAGCATAACATTTCAACTGTATTTTTTGAGAGTTTTGTAAGTGATAAGGCTATAAAAAGCATAGCGAACGAGGCAAAAGTTAGCGTTGATGTTCTTCAACCTTTAGGAAATATCACGCGTGATGAAGCTGATAAAAAACTCTCTTATAAAACCATAATGCTAGAAAATTTAGAAAAAATCTCAAAAGCTTTGGAATGTGAATGAAGTTTTCACTTCCTATCTTTGATGTAAAAAATCTTACTTTTAAAATAAAAGGTCAAGAGATACTTTCAAATATTTCTTTTGAGATTTATAGCGCAGAGTATATTGCAATCATTGGACCAAATGGTGGCGGAAAAACAACACTAATTAGAATTCTTTTAGGCTTAGATGCTCCCACTAGTGGCGA
Coding sequences:
- a CDS encoding metal ABC transporter substrate-binding protein encodes the protein MKDFRNVIFILVIATFLLQMYVSKKDKELQQQNEKQSVAISTFSIYDIAKHISQDTFEITMILPFGVDAHSFEPTPKLMAKILQSDLVIYSGAGLEPWTHSFEFKSRVVDMSKYVKLNSLDADEHSHHAHHAHHEDEASDPHYWLDIQNMIIATKLVCTEFIKLSPKDKELFETNRDNYIKMLESLDAKYKTTLENCKKDTIIVNHNAFSYLSKNYGFGIEALSGLSPDAQPSAKSMVRLIQHIKEHNISTVFFESFVSDKAIKSIANEAKVSVDVLQPLGNITRDEADKKLSYKTIMLENLEKISKALECE